Proteins encoded by one window of Acetivibrio thermocellus ATCC 27405:
- a CDS encoding MATE family efflux transporter, whose protein sequence is MQKETASIKKMSVFALTWPIFIETLLRTMLGNVDTFMLSTYSDDAVGAVGVVSQISYILIMLYNVVSSGTLVLISQYLGAKKKKEASVVAVTSIAGSLIFGLFVGLAVFLFRSQILTFLNLPPELMGYAMTFLGIVGGFSFTQALIATLSAIIRSYGNTRITMYISVGMNILNIIGNSIFLYGLLGAPKMGVTGVAIATVISQAVGVVAMLIVMLTGLNQKFSFRDLVPLPWEILRDILKIGLPSAGEGIAYEASQLTITRIITVLGKVALTTRVYTLNIMYFVMVFSVAVGQGTQIVVGHLVGAGDNEKAYKTCIKSLRYAVVVAIILAGIVSFFSEQLLGIFTDDRAIIEMGSKLLLIAVILEPGRVFNIVIINSLRAAGDARFPVIMGIISMWGIGVLLSYFLGVACGLGLIGVWIAFASDEWFRGIAMLLRWRSRVWYKMALVKNQNIEMPA, encoded by the coding sequence ATGCAAAAAGAAACGGCGTCAATAAAAAAGATGAGTGTCTTTGCTCTCACATGGCCGATATTTATTGAAACGCTGCTGAGAACAATGCTGGGAAATGTGGATACTTTTATGTTGAGTACATATTCCGACGATGCCGTGGGGGCAGTAGGGGTTGTAAGTCAAATAAGTTATATACTTATCATGCTGTACAACGTTGTTTCGTCAGGAACACTGGTGCTTATATCCCAGTATCTGGGCGCAAAAAAGAAAAAGGAAGCTTCAGTGGTGGCTGTCACTTCAATTGCAGGCAGTTTGATATTTGGTTTGTTTGTCGGATTGGCTGTATTTCTGTTCAGAAGCCAGATATTAACATTTCTTAATTTGCCGCCCGAACTTATGGGATATGCTATGACATTTTTGGGAATTGTCGGAGGATTTTCTTTTACCCAGGCATTGATAGCCACTTTGTCTGCAATAATCAGAAGCTATGGCAACACCAGGATAACCATGTACATTTCTGTCGGCATGAATATCCTTAATATTATTGGAAACAGTATTTTCCTGTATGGACTGCTGGGGGCGCCGAAAATGGGAGTGACCGGTGTTGCCATTGCAACTGTAATAAGCCAGGCTGTCGGTGTTGTTGCTATGCTGATTGTAATGCTGACAGGACTTAATCAAAAATTTTCTTTCCGGGACCTTGTGCCGCTGCCGTGGGAGATTTTAAGGGATATATTGAAAATCGGACTTCCTTCTGCGGGTGAAGGAATTGCTTACGAAGCATCTCAGCTTACCATTACCCGTATTATAACGGTATTGGGAAAGGTTGCCCTTACAACCAGGGTATACACTTTAAACATTATGTATTTTGTAATGGTTTTTTCAGTAGCGGTTGGTCAGGGAACTCAAATTGTTGTAGGCCATCTTGTGGGGGCGGGCGATAATGAAAAAGCATACAAAACATGTATTAAAAGTCTGAGATATGCTGTTGTGGTGGCAATCATTCTTGCGGGAATTGTTTCGTTCTTTTCGGAGCAGCTTCTTGGAATCTTTACGGATGACCGGGCTATAATTGAAATGGGGAGCAAACTCTTGCTGATTGCAGTTATTTTGGAGCCGGGAAGAGTTTTCAATATTGTTATAATAAACTCTCTGAGAGCGGCGGGTGATGCCAGATTTCCCGTTATTATGGGTATTATATCCATGTGGGGAATAGGAGTGTTGCTGTCATATTTCCTGGGTGTGGCCTGCGGCTTGGGATTGATAGGTGTATGGATAGCCTTTGCCAGTGATGAATGGTTCAGAGGGATTGCCATGCTTCTGCGCTGGAGATCCCGCGTCTGGTATAAAATGGCACTTGTAAAAAATCAGAATATTGAAATGCCGGCTTAG
- the safA gene encoding SafA/ExsA family spore coat assembly protein, with the protein MKRKNILVLLLLLISIFTTSTVFAQTQVYTVKPGDTMWKIAVKYQIGISEIIAANPQIKNPNLIYPGQKINIPNIDDIKAQENEVIRLVNVERAKKGLPALKANWQLSRVARYKSEDMANKGYFSHTSPTYGSPFKMMEDFGIKFTAAGENIAMGQQTARDVMNAWMNSPGHRNNILSPSFTKIGVGLAKGPNGRLYWTQMFIKK; encoded by the coding sequence ATGAAAAGAAAAAACATATTGGTATTGCTTTTGTTGTTAATATCAATATTTACAACAAGCACTGTTTTTGCACAAACACAGGTTTACACCGTCAAGCCGGGAGACACTATGTGGAAAATTGCTGTAAAATATCAAATAGGCATCAGCGAAATAATTGCAGCAAATCCGCAAATTAAAAACCCTAACCTCATTTATCCCGGACAGAAAATTAATATTCCGAACATTGATGATATAAAGGCGCAGGAAAATGAAGTTATAAGGCTTGTAAATGTGGAAAGGGCAAAAAAAGGGCTTCCGGCGTTAAAGGCAAATTGGCAGCTTTCAAGAGTGGCAAGATACAAATCCGAGGACATGGCTAACAAAGGCTATTTTTCCCACACTTCCCCCACTTACGGTTCTCCTTTTAAAATGATGGAAGACTTTGGAATAAAATTTACTGCCGCTGGCGAAAACATTGCCATGGGACAGCAAACAGCCAGAGATGTTATGAATGCCTGGATGAATTCTCCCGGTCATAGAAACAATATATTAAGTCCTTCTTTCACAAAAATTGGAGTCGGCCTTGCAAAAGGACCAAACGGAAGGCTTTACTGGACTCAAATGTTTATAAAAAAATAA
- a CDS encoding threonine/serine exporter family protein produces the protein MKTNQVIEVALKAGEILLTGGAEIYRVEDTVTRICGSYNVRAECFVLPTGIFITVIDSEGNPVSIIRRIRKRTVNLEQVEKVNSFSRSLKDRTLSYQEAMAGLKDIAALDGYGYVLKLIVAGIAPFVYALLFRGTVLEACVSFLIGIVIYAIKEKITQAGVFEFFEYFASGVAAGALSTLAIKLFPFMDLYRIIIASIIILLPGLAITNAMKDALYGDIVSSMFRLTEAVFVAAAVGVGVAIALSVGLRWI, from the coding sequence ATGAAAACAAACCAGGTTATTGAGGTGGCTTTAAAAGCGGGAGAAATATTGCTTACCGGGGGAGCGGAAATATACAGGGTTGAGGATACGGTGACAAGAATATGCGGAAGCTATAATGTCCGGGCCGAGTGTTTTGTGCTTCCGACGGGAATATTCATAACTGTAATCGACAGTGAAGGAAATCCCGTGTCCATTATCCGACGAATCAGAAAGAGGACCGTAAATTTGGAACAGGTGGAAAAAGTAAATTCTTTTTCAAGAAGCCTTAAAGATCGTACTCTTTCGTATCAGGAGGCCATGGCAGGCTTAAAAGATATTGCAGCTTTGGATGGATATGGCTATGTGTTAAAACTTATTGTGGCAGGAATTGCTCCTTTTGTATATGCCCTGCTTTTTAGAGGAACGGTCCTGGAAGCATGTGTGTCTTTTTTAATAGGCATTGTTATATATGCCATAAAAGAAAAAATCACCCAGGCCGGGGTGTTTGAGTTTTTTGAGTATTTTGCATCCGGAGTGGCCGCCGGTGCTTTGAGTACCCTGGCGATAAAGCTGTTTCCGTTTATGGATTTATACAGAATTATTATTGCGTCCATTATTATCCTGCTTCCGGGTCTTGCCATAACCAATGCAATGAAGGATGCTCTTTACGGAGATATTGTGTCAAGCATGTTCAGACTCACCGAGGCAGTTTTTGTTGCCGCTGCGGTGGGAGTAGGGGTGGCAATAGCACTGTCTGTGGGTTTGCGTTGGATTTAA
- a CDS encoding threonine/serine exporter family protein — MVEIFLAFLGSICPGVIYNVEKRNLMWVGFGGMLGWITYRTFNEITKSLVLASFLGAVIVGIYSESVARLLKAPATIFSVPGIIPLVPGIAAYSTIQHVAENQLYEAASKGIETMSGAGAIAFGILLASAVFRLTKKLKKRGPNPS, encoded by the coding sequence ATGGTGGAAATTTTTCTGGCGTTTTTAGGCAGTATTTGTCCCGGGGTAATATACAATGTTGAAAAAAGAAATTTAATGTGGGTTGGTTTCGGCGGTATGCTGGGGTGGATTACCTACCGCACATTTAATGAAATTACGAAGAGTCTTGTACTTGCATCTTTTTTGGGAGCTGTGATTGTAGGTATTTACAGTGAAAGTGTTGCAAGACTCTTAAAGGCTCCTGCTACGATATTTTCGGTGCCCGGAATAATTCCCCTGGTGCCGGGAATAGCTGCATACAGTACTATACAGCATGTTGCCGAGAATCAGTTGTATGAAGCTGCGAGCAAAGGAATTGAAACGATGTCCGGTGCCGGGGCAATTGCATTTGGAATCTTGCTTGCCTCGGCAGTTTTCAGACTGACAAAAAAGTTGAAAAAAAGAGGACCGAATCCATCTTAA
- a CDS encoding IS30-like element ISCth3 family transposase: MAVQYKSTTTEHKFKHLSVYERGQIAALLKEGKSQRYIANKLGRSPSTISREIKRGTTMQMRTDLSTYKVYFPETGQAVYEKNRMNCGAKRKLAQVEDFLKFAEDKILREKWSPDAVVGLCRRDPKWQNSTIVCTKTLYNYIDLGLIKVRNIDLNLKLRLKSKIKRIRQNKRVVGKSIDQRPEEVQSRQTFGHWEIDTVTGKKSNDSVILTLTERKTRYELLFLLDAKDSNTVNEALSELKNCYGKDVSNVFRTITADNGSEFSRLSEMLQGLGIEAYFTHPYSSWERGTNERHNGLIRRFIPKGKAIKDFSEETIKRIQQWLNSLPRRILGYKTPEECFNEEIHNLVNKNISAIA, encoded by the coding sequence ATGGCTGTACAATATAAGTCTACCACAACTGAGCATAAGTTTAAACACTTAAGTGTTTATGAAAGAGGGCAGATTGCAGCTCTTTTAAAAGAAGGAAAGAGTCAACGTTATATTGCTAATAAACTAGGTCGCTCGCCAAGTACAATTAGCCGTGAAATTAAAAGAGGGACAACAATGCAGATGAGAACTGATTTATCGACATACAAAGTATATTTTCCTGAAACAGGGCAGGCAGTTTATGAGAAAAATCGTATGAATTGCGGAGCAAAGCGTAAATTGGCTCAAGTTGAAGATTTTCTTAAGTTTGCAGAAGATAAGATACTACGCGAAAAATGGTCTCCAGATGCAGTTGTTGGTTTATGTAGGAGAGACCCCAAGTGGCAAAATTCTACTATTGTATGTACCAAAACACTGTATAATTATATAGACCTGGGACTCATAAAAGTACGAAATATAGATTTAAATCTTAAACTACGTTTAAAATCTAAAATAAAAAGGATACGTCAAAACAAACGGGTTGTAGGGAAAAGCATTGATCAAAGGCCGGAAGAAGTACAATCACGTCAAACCTTTGGGCATTGGGAAATTGATACGGTAACAGGCAAAAAGTCTAACGATTCAGTAATTTTAACCTTAACTGAACGAAAAACCCGCTACGAGTTATTGTTTCTTTTGGACGCAAAAGACAGTAATACTGTTAACGAGGCACTTTCAGAACTTAAGAATTGTTATGGTAAGGATGTTTCAAATGTATTTCGCACTATAACGGCAGACAATGGTTCTGAATTTAGTAGACTATCCGAAATGTTACAAGGGCTAGGAATTGAAGCTTATTTCACTCATCCTTATTCCTCATGGGAGAGAGGAACTAATGAACGTCATAATGGACTTATTAGGCGTTTTATTCCTAAAGGAAAGGCTATAAAAGATTTTTCTGAAGAAACGATAAAACGGATACAACAATGGTTAAACAGCCTTCCACGAAGGATATTAGGTTACAAAACACCTGAAGAATGTTTTAATGAAGAGATACATAACCTGGTAAACAAAAATATATCAGCAATAGCCTGA
- a CDS encoding DNA gyrase/topoisomerase IV subunit B yields MSKEKQNKAERYGNTSIKSLKGAERVRLRPAVIFGSDGIEGCQHSFFEILSNSIDEAREGFGKVIEVTRFKDRSIMVKDYGRGIPLDYNENEKRYNWELVFCELYAGGKYKNNSGENYEFSLGLNGLGSCATQYSSEYMDVTVFRDGMRYDLHFEKGENVGGLKKQKWDYESTGTIIKWRPDLEVFTDINIPLEYYTEVLRKQAVVNAGLKFILYDEESDRVFEYCYENGIVDYIKEVSGDKAFTDIQYYETSTRGRDREDKPEYKLKMQIAFCFNNEVNLLEYYHNSSFLEYGGAPDKAVKNAFVYVIDKFLKSQGKYNKDESRITFQDIQDSLILVSNSFSTITSYENQTKKSITNKFIQEAMTEFLKEKLEVYFIENKVECTKILEQVLVNKRSRETAEKTRVNIKKKLSGNVDISNRVKKFVDCRSKDVNKREIYIVEGDSALGSCKLARDAEFQAIIPVRGKILNCLKADYDSIFKNEIIVDLLKVLGCGVEIKSKHNRELSTFDLNNLRWSKIIICTDADVDGYQIRTLILAMLYRLVPTLIQVGKVFIAESPLFEIRTKDKTYFAYTDKEKNEIVSKLKGKYTILRSKGLGENDPDMMWQTTMNPETRRLIQVVPDDIKKTEEFFDLFLGDNLPGRKSYIEEHGHKYLDMIDVM; encoded by the coding sequence ATGTCAAAAGAAAAGCAGAATAAGGCTGAAAGATATGGAAACACCAGTATAAAATCTCTTAAGGGTGCAGAAAGAGTGAGACTGCGTCCGGCGGTTATCTTTGGTTCTGACGGTATTGAAGGCTGCCAGCATTCGTTTTTTGAAATACTCTCCAACTCGATAGACGAGGCAAGGGAAGGTTTTGGCAAGGTGATTGAAGTTACCAGGTTCAAAGACCGTTCTATCATGGTAAAAGACTATGGGCGGGGAATACCGCTGGATTATAATGAAAATGAAAAGCGTTACAACTGGGAACTGGTATTTTGTGAACTCTATGCAGGTGGAAAGTACAAGAACAATTCCGGAGAAAACTATGAATTCAGCCTTGGGCTGAACGGTCTGGGAAGCTGTGCAACCCAGTACAGCTCTGAGTATATGGATGTCACGGTTTTCAGAGACGGCATGAGGTATGATTTGCATTTTGAAAAAGGTGAAAATGTTGGCGGCCTGAAAAAGCAGAAATGGGACTATGAAAGCACGGGAACCATTATTAAATGGAGACCGGATTTGGAAGTTTTTACGGATATAAACATACCTCTTGAATATTATACCGAAGTGCTGAGAAAGCAGGCTGTTGTCAATGCCGGTTTGAAATTTATATTATATGACGAAGAATCGGACCGGGTTTTTGAATACTGCTACGAAAACGGAATTGTGGATTATATAAAAGAGGTTTCGGGGGATAAAGCATTTACGGATATTCAGTATTATGAGACAAGTACAAGAGGAAGAGACAGGGAAGACAAACCGGAGTACAAGTTAAAGATGCAAATAGCTTTTTGCTTTAACAACGAGGTAAACCTCCTTGAGTATTATCACAACTCCAGTTTTTTGGAGTATGGGGGTGCTCCCGACAAAGCGGTGAAGAATGCGTTTGTCTATGTTATTGACAAATTTCTCAAATCCCAGGGCAAATACAACAAGGATGAGTCAAGAATTACGTTTCAGGATATACAGGACAGTCTTATACTTGTATCAAACTCTTTTTCCACCATTACAAGTTATGAGAACCAAACAAAGAAATCAATTACCAATAAATTCATCCAGGAGGCAATGACCGAGTTTCTGAAAGAGAAACTTGAGGTTTATTTTATAGAAAATAAAGTTGAATGTACTAAAATTTTGGAACAAGTTCTGGTGAACAAAAGAAGCAGGGAAACCGCGGAAAAAACCAGGGTCAATATAAAGAAGAAGCTCAGCGGAAATGTCGATATTTCAAACAGGGTAAAGAAGTTTGTGGACTGCAGGAGCAAGGATGTTAACAAAAGAGAGATTTATATAGTGGAAGGAGACTCCGCTTTGGGCTCCTGTAAACTTGCTCGGGATGCTGAGTTTCAGGCTATAATACCGGTCAGGGGTAAAATTTTAAACTGCCTTAAGGCGGACTATGACAGTATTTTCAAGAACGAAATTATTGTTGACCTCTTGAAAGTGCTGGGGTGCGGTGTTGAGATCAAGTCCAAGCACAACAGGGAGCTCAGTACCTTTGATTTGAACAATCTCAGGTGGAGCAAAATCATTATATGTACCGATGCCGATGTGGACGGTTATCAGATAAGGACTCTTATATTGGCTATGCTTTACAGGCTGGTTCCGACTTTGATACAGGTTGGGAAGGTGTTTATTGCGGAATCACCGCTGTTTGAAATAAGGACAAAGGATAAAACCTATTTTGCTTATACCGACAAGGAAAAGAATGAAATCGTTTCAAAGCTTAAGGGAAAATACACCATACTGCGTTCAAAAGGACTTGGCGAAAATGATCCCGATATGATGTGGCAGACCACCATGAATCCGGAAACGAGAAGGCTTATACAGGTGGTTCCTGACGATATAAAGAAAACAGAGGAGTTTTTTGACCTTTTCCTTGGGGATAACCTTCCCGGAAGAAAATCCTATATCGAGGAACATGGACACAAATATCTTGACATGATTGACGTGATGTAA